Proteins from a genomic interval of Pseudoalteromonas aliena SW19:
- a CDS encoding SPOR domain-containing protein, which translates to MLKKQLMSLLGLTLIMLSGCSSTAEPQKKVAPQLNNQAEVVITSDELAELKASAKQWQQAKAGVERLLVIEQDLKLLIKQLTSVAQEQQSAAAAQKSESKIAMNSSLNPEPIAPPAPIQPTKAQPIKVQPLFALQVASVTDQTRLPQSFAKIKATAPTIFSGKVAANVESVNVNGTTFYRLKLGAYIKQENAAKDCNKLMQYQVMCIVSHYTEQSLKM; encoded by the coding sequence ATGCTAAAAAAACAGTTAATGAGTTTGTTAGGCCTAACTTTAATAATGTTGTCGGGGTGTAGCAGTACTGCTGAGCCACAAAAAAAAGTAGCCCCGCAGCTCAATAACCAAGCGGAAGTCGTTATTACTTCTGATGAGTTGGCTGAGCTTAAAGCATCAGCAAAGCAGTGGCAGCAAGCCAAAGCCGGTGTTGAGCGTTTATTGGTTATAGAGCAAGACCTAAAGCTATTAATAAAACAACTAACCTCAGTAGCACAAGAGCAGCAATCAGCAGCCGCTGCGCAAAAAAGTGAAAGTAAAATAGCGATGAACAGCTCGCTTAATCCAGAACCAATAGCTCCACCGGCCCCCATACAGCCAACAAAAGCACAGCCAATAAAGGTGCAGCCTCTCTTCGCGCTTCAGGTTGCCTCGGTAACAGATCAAACCCGATTACCACAAAGCTTTGCTAAAATAAAAGCGACGGCACCCACTATATTTTCAGGTAAAGTCGCTGCGAATGTCGAAAGTGTCAACGTAAATGGCACCACGTTTTATCGGCTAAAGCTTGGTGCATACATAAAGCAGGAAAACGCCGCTAAAGATTGTAATAAACTAATGCAATACCAAGTCATGTGCATTGTTAGCCACTACACAGAGCAATCATTAAAAATGTAA
- a CDS encoding FlgO family outer membrane protein, which yields MRLLLPLLFVNLTACSLTPEPEPSISTDAAKAAMAPYTVNQYVNNLSIQLSHIKEPYKSTAFIAVTSFYLADALDSKLADGQGAGLSQQIQESLITQFTQLGYNTIEYRLENSLNLSSNADSILSRDISRLQQRQNIDFVITGTLTRQQHAYIANARMVNVKTGHVVSAATTEIPINVMWGNEKIQQRGDYIYRSEY from the coding sequence ATGCGCCTTTTACTACCCTTATTATTTGTAAACTTAACCGCATGCAGCTTAACGCCAGAGCCTGAGCCGAGTATAAGTACCGACGCGGCAAAAGCAGCGATGGCTCCTTATACCGTAAACCAATATGTGAATAACTTGAGTATTCAGCTCAGCCACATAAAAGAGCCTTATAAAAGCACTGCATTTATAGCGGTAACAAGTTTTTATTTAGCTGACGCACTGGATTCAAAACTTGCCGATGGGCAAGGCGCAGGTTTAAGCCAGCAAATTCAAGAAAGCCTTATCACGCAGTTTACGCAGCTAGGCTATAACACCATTGAATACCGACTTGAAAATAGCCTTAATTTGTCCAGCAATGCCGATTCTATTTTAAGTCGAGATATTAGCCGGTTACAGCAACGTCAGAATATTGACTTTGTGATCACCGGTACATTAACACGCCAGCAGCATGCCTATATTGCTAATGCCCGCATGGTAAATGTAAAAACGGGCCACGTTGTCTCTGCCGCCACAACAGAAATTCCAATTAATGTAATGTGGGGCAATGAAAAAATACAACAACGCGGTGATTACATATACCGTAGTGAATACTAA
- a CDS encoding ADP-ribosyltransferase yields MQSSLKRLLKVATYDQFWNMVQLNHSKVNQEVKLIKDEAIALYAYTLCHPPLYKEINKALRDGDTNNFIIKLIDSAIKNLPIYRGKYVFRWTLPLLEEKEKLDSYEEVFEKAYLSTLKFPNEITMADPECILFKIEHLNGRDIALYSDDYSIDIQEVILPRGSSFINTLTRCDEIDYIIRQVT; encoded by the coding sequence ATGCAGTCTAGTTTAAAAAGGCTACTCAAAGTAGCCACTTATGATCAGTTCTGGAATATGGTGCAATTAAACCATAGTAAGGTAAATCAAGAAGTTAAATTAATAAAAGATGAGGCCATTGCACTCTACGCATATACGCTTTGTCACCCACCATTATACAAGGAGATAAATAAGGCTCTACGGGATGGTGATACGAATAATTTTATAATTAAATTAATAGATTCAGCAATTAAAAATCTCCCAATTTACCGAGGGAAATATGTTTTTAGATGGACTTTACCTCTACTTGAAGAAAAGGAAAAATTAGATAGTTATGAAGAAGTATTTGAAAAAGCTTATTTAAGTACATTGAAATTTCCTAATGAGATTACAATGGCAGATCCTGAGTGCATTTTGTTTAAAATTGAACATTTGAATGGCCGTGATATAGCTTTATACTCTGATGATTATTCTATAGATATTCAAGAGGTTATATTGCCAAGAGGTTCAAGCTTTATCAACACTTTGACTCGATGTGATGAAATTGACTATATTATTAGGCAAGTTACATAA
- a CDS encoding glutathione peroxidase, whose product MLNNIEGQTIPSVTFATRQNDEWKSVTTDDIFKGKTVVVFSLPGAFTPTCSSTHLPRYNELAGVLKQNGVDEIVCLSVNDTFVMNAWAEHQEAQNITLLPDGNGEFTDGMGMLVDKNDLGFGKRSWRYSMLVKDGVIDKMFIEPDLPGDPFEVSDADTMLDYINPKQAKPEPVSIFTKPGCPFCKKAKALLTEKGFAYEEITMGSGASLTSLKAISGRETVPQIFIGGKHIGGSDDLEKYFA is encoded by the coding sequence ATGTTAAACAATATTGAAGGCCAAACAATCCCGAGCGTTACATTTGCAACTCGTCAAAATGACGAATGGAAATCAGTAACAACTGATGACATTTTTAAAGGTAAAACCGTTGTCGTGTTTTCACTACCAGGTGCATTTACACCAACATGTTCATCAACTCATTTACCACGTTACAACGAATTAGCGGGTGTACTTAAGCAAAATGGCGTTGACGAAATAGTATGTTTATCAGTAAACGATACCTTTGTAATGAATGCATGGGCTGAGCATCAAGAAGCGCAAAACATTACTTTATTACCAGACGGCAACGGCGAATTTACTGACGGCATGGGTATGTTAGTAGACAAGAACGACCTAGGCTTTGGTAAGCGCAGCTGGAGATACTCTATGCTAGTTAAAGATGGTGTGATTGACAAAATGTTCATCGAACCAGATTTACCAGGCGACCCGTTTGAAGTATCTGACGCAGATACAATGCTTGACTACATTAACCCTAAGCAAGCTAAACCAGAGCCTGTAAGCATATTTACTAAACCTGGCTGTCCATTCTGTAAAAAAGCGAAAGCGCTACTAACAGAAAAAGGCTTCGCATACGAAGAGATCACGATGGGCTCAGGCGCATCACTAACAAGTCTTAAAGCAATATCTGGTCGTGAGACTGTTCCACAAATATTTATTGGTGGTAAACACATTGGCGGTTCAGACGATTTAGAAAAATACTTTGCTTAA
- a CDS encoding FlgO family outer membrane protein codes for MKRLLLTLFLPLGFGCTQAINNSTQITDDAPAFFEPQRAVAAPSENGSMYQSNIAVMNKQSQINTNIRKNINHYVRGIMQDMAENLQYVNTKTPLAVSSFIFLDHDYNDATLLGNQIAESFMHELHNFGVPVIDFKTTDYMRVTPSGDYVFSRDYLELNQDQNFSYVLAGTLVNHQGGVLVNARIVGLESKAVVGSAQGFIPQPVIDALNSSRSKDGLMLKQASK; via the coding sequence ATGAAACGTTTATTATTAACTTTATTTTTGCCACTGGGCTTTGGTTGTACACAAGCAATAAACAACAGTACGCAGATAACAGACGATGCTCCGGCGTTTTTTGAGCCACAACGTGCTGTTGCAGCACCGAGTGAAAATGGCTCAATGTATCAAAGTAATATTGCTGTTATGAACAAACAAAGCCAAATAAATACCAATATACGTAAAAACATTAATCATTATGTACGTGGCATCATGCAGGATATGGCTGAAAACCTACAGTACGTAAACACAAAAACGCCGCTAGCAGTTTCAAGTTTTATATTTTTAGATCATGATTATAACGATGCTACTTTGTTAGGTAATCAAATAGCCGAAAGCTTTATGCACGAGCTGCATAATTTTGGCGTCCCCGTTATTGATTTTAAAACCACTGACTACATGCGCGTAACGCCAAGCGGAGATTATGTATTTAGCCGTGATTATTTAGAGCTTAATCAAGATCAAAACTTTAGCTATGTATTAGCGGGCACCTTGGTTAACCATCAAGGCGGAGTACTGGTCAACGCACGAATAGTCGGGCTTGAAAGTAAAGCGGTTGTAGGCTCAGCGCAGGGCTTTATTCCACAACCTGTGATAGATGCACTCAATAGTAGTCGTAGCAAAGATGGCTTGATGCTCAAACAAGCAAGTAAGTGA
- a CDS encoding transposase, producing the protein MAIARKRQVSLVDTKYYHCISRCVRRAFLCGEDYFTGQSYEHRRGWVEDKLLELAKIFCIDVCAYAVMSNHTHLVLYVDDKKANRLNDKAIVIRWHKLCKGTVLTQKYIQGEKLSKAELIFFNQTVKEYRERLSIISWFMRLLNEDIARRANKEDNCTGRFWEGRFRSQALLDEAALVACMAYVDLNPIRAKMANTPEESDHTSAQLRLTCAMEGKQPKQLLRFAGMPRQIMPKGLPFELKSYLELVELTGRCIREDKRGYIKSTHLPLLERVNVSPENWLKLTTQFTRVFHGAVGRPTSQSSYCENLKRKRRTNISNCEKLLA; encoded by the coding sequence ATGGCTATCGCAAGAAAGCGTCAAGTAAGTTTGGTTGATACAAAGTATTATCACTGTATATCACGTTGTGTTCGGCGTGCTTTTTTGTGCGGTGAAGACTATTTTACTGGTCAATCTTACGAACACCGCAGAGGGTGGGTTGAAGACAAACTGCTTGAGTTAGCTAAGATATTTTGTATAGACGTCTGTGCTTATGCTGTTATGAGTAACCACACCCATTTAGTCCTGTATGTTGATGATAAAAAAGCGAATAGGCTGAATGATAAAGCGATTGTTATTCGCTGGCACAAGCTGTGTAAGGGCACTGTACTTACGCAAAAGTACATACAGGGTGAGAAGCTAAGTAAAGCTGAACTTATCTTTTTTAATCAAACAGTAAAGGAATACCGAGAACGCCTATCAATTATTAGTTGGTTTATGAGGTTATTAAATGAAGACATTGCGCGCAGAGCAAACAAAGAAGATAACTGCACAGGTAGGTTCTGGGAAGGGCGGTTTAGGTCACAAGCACTTCTTGATGAAGCCGCATTGGTAGCTTGTATGGCGTATGTCGACTTAAACCCAATCAGAGCTAAAATGGCTAACACCCCAGAAGAATCTGACCATACCAGCGCCCAACTACGCTTAACATGTGCAATGGAAGGAAAACAACCAAAACAACTTCTCCGCTTTGCAGGCATGCCACGTCAAATAATGCCAAAAGGACTCCCGTTTGAGCTTAAATCGTACCTTGAACTTGTTGAATTAACAGGGCGTTGTATACGAGAAGATAAACGCGGGTATATTAAAAGTACACACTTACCCTTACTCGAAAGGGTTAATGTTTCCCCTGAAAACTGGTTAAAACTCACCACACAATTTACGCGCGTATTTCATGGTGCAGTAGGGAGACCCACTTCACAATCAAGTTACTGTGAAAACTTAAAGCGTAAACGGCGAACAAATATTAGCAACTGCGAAAAGCTACTGGCATAA
- a CDS encoding DHH family phosphoesterase — translation MPNNKFRLVTRSDFDGLVCAVLLKDLDLIDDIVFVHPKDMQDGKIDITENDITTNLPYVAGCHIAFDHHLSETVRNSSDIKNHIIDPFAPSAARVVYDYYGGVEKFPTISTEMMEAVDKGDAAQFSKDEILNPTDWVLMNFIMDARTGLGRFREFKISNYQLMMKLIDACKDQSIEKILQMEDVAERVALYNEHNQQAKEQISRCAAVHNNLVVLDLTKEETIYATNRFVIYAMYPNCNISIHKMWGLKKQNIVYAIGKSITNRSSNTNVGELCLKYNGGGHLNAGTCQVETNQAKTVLSELINTITSDG, via the coding sequence ATGCCCAATAATAAATTTAGACTAGTCACTCGCAGCGATTTTGATGGCCTAGTATGCGCCGTACTGCTCAAAGACTTAGACCTAATAGACGACATTGTATTTGTTCACCCAAAAGACATGCAAGATGGGAAAATAGATATTACCGAAAACGATATCACCACTAACCTCCCCTACGTTGCAGGCTGCCACATTGCATTTGATCATCACCTAAGCGAAACCGTTCGTAACTCAAGCGACATTAAAAACCATATTATCGACCCATTCGCCCCATCGGCTGCTCGTGTTGTGTATGACTACTATGGCGGCGTAGAAAAGTTTCCAACTATTTCCACAGAAATGATGGAAGCGGTAGACAAAGGTGATGCAGCTCAGTTTTCAAAAGACGAAATATTAAACCCAACAGATTGGGTATTAATGAACTTTATTATGGATGCACGCACTGGCCTTGGTCGTTTTCGCGAGTTTAAAATTTCAAACTACCAATTAATGATGAAACTCATTGACGCCTGCAAAGATCAAAGCATTGAGAAAATACTACAAATGGAAGACGTAGCCGAACGCGTTGCTTTGTATAACGAACATAATCAACAGGCAAAAGAACAAATAAGCCGCTGCGCTGCAGTCCATAACAATTTAGTAGTGCTTGATTTAACTAAAGAAGAAACTATTTATGCCACCAACCGCTTTGTAATTTATGCCATGTACCCTAACTGCAATATCTCGATTCATAAAATGTGGGGGCTTAAAAAGCAAAATATTGTGTACGCGATTGGTAAATCAATCACTAACCGCAGTTCAAACACCAATGTTGGCGAACTGTGCCTTAAATACAATGGTGGCGGGCATTTAAATGCAGGTACTTGCCAAGTAGAAACAAACCAAGCCAAAACGGTATTAAGTGAATTAATTAATACAATTACAAGTGATGGTTAG
- a CDS encoding FlgO family outer membrane protein, whose amino-acid sequence MTNLVKKLICIAGVSLLISGCNLLQSQPNKVTTETQQSTTNNYDFSQMLQQVENDKVDEYKDSSQFIPSKHHKILANYVEQMALDLTETMRIEQGISIAVASFVDLDATLKTTNQLGNQLSETFMHQLQKFGYNTVDFKTADLITVNNQGDFAFSRDTSKLAKNNIASHILSGTLIYRENGVEVNARVINVQSKRLAASSRKLIPLYVLNKEDIYLSSN is encoded by the coding sequence ATGACTAATCTAGTTAAGAAACTTATTTGTATAGCGGGCGTATCCCTATTAATTTCGGGGTGTAATTTATTACAAAGCCAGCCAAATAAAGTCACAACAGAAACGCAGCAAAGCACCACTAATAATTACGATTTTAGCCAAATGCTACAACAAGTTGAAAACGATAAAGTAGATGAGTACAAAGACTCAAGTCAGTTTATCCCAAGTAAACATCATAAAATACTAGCCAATTATGTAGAACAAATGGCGCTCGATTTAACAGAAACAATGCGTATTGAGCAAGGTATATCAATTGCAGTTGCATCGTTTGTTGATTTAGATGCCACGCTTAAAACAACGAACCAACTAGGTAATCAATTATCAGAAACGTTTATGCACCAACTGCAAAAATTTGGGTATAACACGGTAGACTTTAAAACAGCAGATTTGATTACGGTAAACAATCAAGGCGACTTTGCTTTTTCGCGTGATACGTCAAAACTGGCAAAAAATAATATCGCGAGTCATATATTATCAGGTACATTGATTTATCGTGAAAATGGCGTGGAAGTCAATGCGCGTGTAATTAATGTTCAAAGCAAACGTTTAGCGGCCAGTAGCCGAAAATTAATACCACTGTATGTACTAAATAAAGAAGATATATACTTATCAAGCAATTAA
- a CDS encoding DUF4303 domain-containing protein, with amino-acid sequence MNNIENFEQTLYLDAKAGFTKIVHDHGHDLYVLGFYHTGSYSLLPMFNTLSDLKEVFEEEYDNEEDDFLLAKWNPDDFPSLETYSEYFTSTEEACYELNDTDFSVTDEQSQQHWQQWLQALERVLIRLDTEGVFTNGINRNKVTLAILAYDETEAVQFERIKRINPPAVLESVKTDFETMIASRNKVEQLVMAEFENM; translated from the coding sequence ATGAACAATATAGAAAACTTTGAACAAACCCTATATTTAGATGCGAAAGCAGGATTCACTAAAATTGTACACGATCACGGTCACGATCTTTATGTACTCGGGTTTTATCACACTGGAAGCTACAGCCTGCTGCCAATGTTTAATACTTTATCCGATTTAAAAGAAGTCTTTGAAGAAGAATACGATAACGAAGAGGATGACTTTTTATTGGCAAAATGGAATCCGGATGACTTTCCTTCACTTGAAACCTACTCTGAATACTTTACCAGCACTGAAGAAGCTTGCTATGAACTCAATGATACAGATTTCAGTGTAACTGATGAACAATCACAACAGCACTGGCAACAATGGTTACAAGCATTAGAACGTGTGTTAATTCGTCTCGACACCGAAGGCGTGTTTACAAACGGCATTAATCGTAACAAAGTCACCTTAGCAATACTTGCATATGATGAAACCGAAGCCGTTCAATTTGAAAGAATCAAGCGCATTAATCCGCCCGCTGTTTTAGAAAGTGTTAAAACAGATTTTGAGACAATGATTGCCAGCCGCAATAAAGTAGAGCAATTAGTAATGGCAGAATTTGAGAATATGTAA
- a CDS encoding dihydrolipoyl dehydrogenase, translated as MKELQTDVVVIGAGTAGLSAYRNAKQFTQNVLMIESGPYGTTCARVGCMPSKLLIAAAEAAHSIEMAPAFGVHSSKPIIDGKAVMARVKSERDRFAGFVVEAVDELPDDDKIRGYAQFLDANRVQIDDHTIITAKRFVIATGSRPSYPGVFNNFGDKLVINDDVFDWDDLPESVAVFGPGVIGLEIGQALSRLGVNVKLFGVGGAIGPLTDPVVRDYANTVFAQEFFVDTDSNVSDMMQVGDKAQLTYTDKQGEKHTEQFDYVLAATGRVPNVDKLGLENTGIKLDERGVPIADARTMQCGDSNIFIAGDASNMIPLLHEASDQGTIAGQNAGRFPDVRIGLRRAQIAAVFSDPQIAMVGESYKNITDRLGECGCFEVGEVSFENQGRSRVMLKNKGHMRVYAEQGTGLFLGAEFIGPQAEHIAHLLAWAVQNKMTVPQMLDMPYYHPVIEEGLRTALRDLNAKLKFGPDIINHCMECGPGA; from the coding sequence ATGAAAGAATTGCAAACCGATGTTGTTGTTATAGGTGCTGGTACTGCTGGTTTAAGTGCTTATCGTAATGCTAAACAGTTTACACAAAACGTATTAATGATTGAATCAGGCCCTTACGGCACAACATGCGCCCGTGTTGGTTGTATGCCAAGCAAATTATTGATTGCCGCAGCGGAAGCTGCTCATTCAATTGAAATGGCCCCTGCATTTGGTGTACATAGCTCAAAGCCTATCATTGACGGTAAGGCAGTTATGGCACGCGTTAAAAGTGAACGCGATCGCTTTGCTGGATTTGTAGTGGAAGCCGTAGATGAATTACCCGATGATGATAAAATTCGTGGTTACGCACAATTTTTAGACGCTAATCGCGTACAAATCGACGATCATACAATTATTACCGCTAAGCGCTTTGTAATAGCAACGGGCTCTCGCCCTTCATACCCTGGCGTATTTAATAATTTTGGCGATAAACTGGTTATAAACGACGACGTATTTGATTGGGATGACCTACCAGAATCTGTTGCTGTATTTGGCCCAGGCGTTATAGGTCTAGAAATTGGCCAAGCACTTAGCCGACTAGGCGTAAATGTAAAACTATTTGGTGTAGGCGGCGCAATTGGCCCACTTACCGACCCTGTAGTAAGAGACTACGCAAACACAGTTTTTGCTCAAGAATTTTTTGTAGATACCGACTCAAACGTATCTGACATGATGCAAGTTGGCGACAAAGCACAGCTAACTTACACCGACAAACAAGGTGAGAAACACACCGAACAGTTTGACTACGTACTTGCAGCCACAGGCCGAGTACCTAACGTAGACAAGCTTGGGCTTGAAAACACCGGCATTAAGCTTGATGAACGTGGCGTACCCATTGCCGATGCACGCACTATGCAATGTGGCGACTCAAACATATTTATAGCGGGTGACGCTAGCAACATGATCCCACTGCTACATGAAGCATCTGATCAAGGTACTATTGCAGGACAAAATGCAGGGCGCTTTCCAGATGTACGAATAGGCTTGCGTAGAGCTCAAATTGCAGCGGTATTTAGCGACCCACAAATAGCAATGGTAGGCGAAAGCTACAAAAACATCACCGACCGCTTAGGTGAATGTGGTTGTTTTGAAGTAGGTGAAGTCAGCTTTGAAAACCAAGGCCGTAGCCGAGTAATGCTTAAAAATAAAGGCCACATGCGTGTTTACGCAGAGCAAGGCACTGGTTTATTTTTAGGTGCTGAGTTTATTGGTCCACAAGCAGAGCACATTGCACATTTACTAGCATGGGCCGTTCAAAATAAAATGACCGTACCACAAATGCTCGATATGCCATACTACCACCCTGTTATCGAAGAAGGGTTACGCACCGCACTGCGCGACCTAAACGCCAAACTTAAATTTGGCCCTGATATTATTAACCACTGTATGGAATGTGGCCCTGGCGCATAA